A DNA window from Brassica napus cultivar Da-Ae chromosome C1, Da-Ae, whole genome shotgun sequence contains the following coding sequences:
- the LOC106393166 gene encoding uncharacterized protein LOC106393166: MEILKKVYALYPTRGLKCDGCSLGENYYGDGYRCFRSGIFFHKECANSSLEICNLYHPQHSLKIKVCAKNNNVQQECKLCRINLPKMYYYCSICDFAIDLICVKKEVKKEIGDSKIHEHLLSLVPEMVSFTCHLCQVLDDRFPFVCNLCDLSFHQDCAESISEINYSCHPQHPLKRFTRVPNRTGENCCLCGNKLHNVFYHCSVCNFSVDINCVKNPPPFSLLQPKAHEHPIILMPQRSFVCNACGMDDDPNPYVCPQCNFMIHRNCVDKPQVIKINHHDHRIYYNHYLDSDDWECGVCQKEIKWTCGAYSCPKCQDFAVHLRCATKFGIWDGIELEGISETNIELKSYEVVEEGLIKHSSHQNHVLKLNEESDADVEAIVCEACVYPVFCGPFYSCTECDNYILHQKCAHLPKKKIDSFYKMDITLFPCDKMETILGLCEVCQHFFQGFRYITKDDITLDMRCGSISEPFFHESHPHHPLYIDFTGNKTCKACGDEATFILSCQECGYFLDIKCPFLPNKVKHKYDKNHFLFLCYGKNPSDQYLCEICEEELNSEKWFYRCDECCITFHIKCTLGDLISLKQIVDAEPIKLEVIRNIHMTRLVCAVCHSRCHFPYMLKCSSPLGMDTLCSLQCFRQKYFHKMTPLYELSI, translated from the coding sequence ATGGAAATACTTAAGAAAGTTTATGCATTATATCCAACTCGCGGGCTAAAATGCGATGGTTGCAGTCTTGGTGAAAACTACTATGGTGATGGTTATCGTTGTTTTCGTTCTGGAATCTTCTTTCACAAAGAGTGTGCTAATTCTAGCCTAGAGATTTGCAACCTCTATCATCCACAACATTCTTTGAAAATTAAGGTATGTGCAAAAAACAATAATGTGCAACAAGAATGCAAACTTTGTAGAATTAATTTGCCAAAAATGTATTATTATTGTTCTATATGTGATTTTGCCATCGATTTGATATGcgtaaaaaaagaagttaagaaagagattggagattcaAAGATCCATGAGCATCTATTATCCCTTGTTCCTGAGATGGTTAGCTTTACTTGTCATCTATGTCAAGTACTTGATGACCGGTTTCCTTTTGTATGTAATTTATGTGATTTGAGTTTTCACCAAGATTGTGCCGAATCCATATCAGAGATCAACTATTCTTGCCATCCTCAACACCCTCTCAAGCGTTTCACGCGTGTTCCAAATCGCACCGGTGAAAATTGTTGCTTGTGTGGTAACAAGCTTCATAACGTGTTTTATCATTGTTCAGTTTGCAACTTCAGCGTGGATATCAACTGTGTAAAGAATCCACCTCCTTTCAGTCTTCTCCAACCTAAGGCTCATGAGCATCCAATCATTCTTATGCCGCAAAGAAGTTTTGTTTGTAATGCTTGTGGAATGGATGATGACCCAAATCCTTATGTGTGTCCTCAATGCAATTTCATGATCCATAGAAATTGTGTTGATAAACCACAAGTCATAAAGATCAATCATCATGACCACCGCATTTATTACAATCATTATCTTGATTCTGATGATTGGGAATGTGGAGTGTGTCAAAAAGAGATAAAATGGACGTGTGGAGCTTATTCTTGTCCGAAGTGTCAAGATTTTGCAGTTCATCTAAGATGTGCCACAAAGTTCGGGATTTGGGATGGGATTGAACTTGAAGGTATATCAGAAACTAATATCGAGCTTAAGTCATACGAGGTGGTTGAAGAGGGACTTATAAAGCATTCCAGTCACCAAAACCATGTTTTGAAGCTCAATGAAGAAAGTGATGCTGATGTTGAAGCCATAGTTTGTGAAGCATGTGTATATCCTGTATTTTGTGGCCCATTCTACAGTTGCACAGAGTGTGATAATTATATTCTTCATCAGAAATGTGCCCATCTCcctaaaaagaaaatagattCCTTCTACAAGATGGATATTACTCTATTCCCATGTGACAAAATGGAAACAATATTAGGGCTTTGTGAAGTTTGTCAACACTTCTTTCAGGGTTTTCGGTACATAACTAAGGATGATATAACTCTTGATATGCGATGCGGTTCTATATCCGAACCTTTCTTTCATGAAAGCCATCCTCATCATCCATTGTACATCGACTTTACAGGCAATAAAACTTGTAAGGCTTGTGGAGATGAGGCAACTTTCATTTTGAGCTGCCAGGAGTGCGGATATTTTCTGGACATTAAATGTCCATTCTTACCAAATAAGGTGAAACACAAATATGATAAGAATCATTTTCTGTTTCTATGCTACGGCAAAAACCCGAGCGACCAATACTTGTGTGAAATTTGCGAGGAAGAACTAAATTCAGAGAAATGGTTCTATAGATGTGATGAGTGTTGCATTACATTTCATATCAAATGTACACTCGGAGACTTAATTAGTCTAAAGCAAATAGTCGACGCTGAACCAATCAAATTGGAGGTGATACGCAACATTCATATGACCAGGTTAGTTTGTGCTGTATGTCATTCTCGCTGCCACTTTCCCTACATGTTGAAGTGTTCTTCTCCTCTAGGCATGGACACTCTTTGTTCTTTACAATGTTTTCGGCAAAAATATTTCCACAAAATGACTCCATTATATGAATTGTCAATAtag
- the LOC106395146 gene encoding late embryogenis abundant protein 41 has translation MAAARSLSAGVKSLYSAVSHNFSGSIVLRRSYVATVPGFGKGGSTRVTVGKLEQRANQEAESAWAPDPVTGYYRPFNRADEIDPAELREMLLKNKAKPL, from the exons ATGGCAGCTGCTCGTTCACTCTCCGCTGGGGTTAAATCTCTTTACTCCGCCGTATCCCACAACTTTTCTGGTTCCATTGTCTTGAG GAGGAGTTACGTTGCGACAGTACCAGGATTTGGTAAGGGAGGTTCCACAAGAGTTACGGTGGGAAAGTTGGAACAAAGAGCAAATCAAGAGGCAGAGTCTGCGTGGGCCCCGGATCCAGTCACGGGATACTACAGACCATTTAACCGTGCGGATGAGATTGATCCAGCGGAGCTCCGTGAGATGCTTTTGAAAAACAAAGCCAAGCCTTTATGA